From Punica granatum isolate Tunisia-2019 chromosome 1, ASM765513v2, whole genome shotgun sequence:
TGATTAGTGGTTTTTCTTATATCGGAAGATAAGGAGTTAGGACCGTGTGTTTTCCGAAGTAAATATCACCCGAAGCCTTCCCAGTGCATAAACGTATTACTCGCCTTTCCATTGGTGTTCCTCTTCttgtataaatataaaatgaacaGGGTGCCAGAGTTCAATCAGTTGTTCCCCAGTGACTTCCTTGAAATTATATGTAACTTCTGGAAATAATGCTCAAAACTTGTACTGCATATAATTGCTTAGTTCGGACCAGAGCCTATGTCAAGATCTTACTTATTTCTCTCAACTGTCCTAagcatatgttttttttggattttggaAGCTTTGCTTCGAAGGTCGTGTCAgattttagttattttgtGCAGTGTACTATGCTTAAGTTTTGTAGAAATACTCGGGAATTCATGTTCTGTGATTCATGCGAAAGTTCATTTGGATTCTTCCAGTTTGCATCTCTTCATTTATGTTTTATATCAGTGTATTTTTTCTGGGGTGTTGATGAATAAACTCATAGTTCTTATCATGTTATTAAAACATACAGTGCTTCTGAACGAGCAATATCCTTTCCAGATGTGTTACAGAGAACTACTTGTTGTGCTGATTTGGATATTTTTACTGATGCTATTGAAAGACATCCCCGTGTCTCTGGAGatgctgaatttttttttttttttttgggagatAAAACACATTATTGTGCGTTCTCTTGAGGTGATAATGATGTTGCTGTCTTGTAGTGGACTAGTGATATCTATCATGATAGTGCCTTTTGACTTCTTCTCCATGGTCAGGTGCTAAATTATGTCCATGTTGGTGATATTTATGACAGACAAAATGTGCGAAGGGACCCAACAACTACAATAGCTAACGTTATGGAATGTAGAAGTTTTTTCTGATGAACTAGGAATTTGAAAGTGGAAAACTAAGCTATGTATGTGTTGATTGTCCTTTTTCTAGTCGAAATTGCAGTTTGAAGTCTTATGTCCGTGGAGTTCTACATTGTGCAGTTCTCATGGCAAGATCAGTTTATTCTTTCATATTCATTGATGCTACCTGTATCTCTTAATTAAGAGAGCTGAAACTGTTTTTCCCTTTGTCCAATCTCTCGAATAAGATGAATATAATACAGTTTATTTGGCAATTGCATGACTGGTTTTTCCTGTTGTTTTTCAGATGGAAGCAAGAACTTCTGAAGATGGGCACGTAATTGAAGTATGTGGGGATGTGCCCACTGAGAGTAACAGGGGTGGTGGGATAAAAATCTGTGGTGAGGCCCCGTGTGGATTTGCGGACTCTAAGGCTGCATCCAAGGATGCGAAGGAGCGGTCAAACTCCATGCGGAAACTCCTAATAGCTGTTGCCCTGTGCGTCATATTCATGGCTGTGGAAGTTGTTGGAGGAATCAAAGCCAATAGTCTTGCCATTCTCACTGATGCCGCCCATTTATTATCAGATGTGGCAGCATTTGCAATTTCCTTGTTCTCAATATGGGCCTCGGGGTGGGAAGCTACTCCACGCCAGTCTTATGGATTCTTCAGAATTGAGATTCTCGGTGCCCTTGTCTCAATCCAGATGATTTGGCTGCTTGCTGGGATTCTTGTCTATGAAGCCATCGTGAGGCTTATTCATGATACGGGTGAGGTTCAAGGATTTCTCATGTTTATTGTTTCCGCGTTTGGATTGGTGGTCAATATTGCAATGGCTTTACTGTTGGGTCACGATCATGATCACGGCCACGGCCACGGTCACGATCATGGCCATGGCCGTGGCCGTGGTCGTGGTCGTGGTCACGGTCACGGGCATGGACATAGTCATAGTCATGATCATGAGCATGATGAATCCCACGACCATCACGACCATCATGAGGAGGATCTCGAGCATGCTGATGAGCATCATCATAGTCATGAAGCAGACGGAACTGAACCATTGCTGAAGACTAGCAAGCCCAAGAAGAAGCAGCAGTCGGGCCTGAACATCAACCTTCAGGGTGCTTACCTCCATGTTCTTGGCGACTCCATTCAGAGCA
This genomic window contains:
- the LOC116192337 gene encoding metal tolerance protein 1-like isoform X3 produces the protein MEARTSEDGHVIEVCGDVPTESNRGGGIKICGEAPCGFADSKAASKDAKERSNSMRKLLIAVALCVIFMAVEVVGGIKANSLAILTDAAHLLSDVAAFAISLFSIWASGWEATPRQSYGFFRIEILGALVSIQMIWLLAGILVYEAIVRLIHDTGEVQGFLMFIVSAFGLVVNIAMALLLGHDHDHGHGHGHDHGHGRGRGRGRGHGHGHGHSHSHDHEHDESHDHHDHHEEDLEHADEHHHSHEADGTEPLLKTSKPKKKQQSGLNINLQGAYLHVLGDSIQSIGVMIGGAIIWYKPEWKVVDLICTLIFSVIVLGTTIRMLRNILEVLMESTPREIDATRLEKGLCGMDEVVAVHELHIWAITVGKVLLACHVKIKRDADADMVLDKVIEYIRREYNISHVTIQIERE
- the LOC116192337 gene encoding metal tolerance protein 1-like isoform X2, producing the protein MMEARTSEDGHVIEVCGDVPTESNRGGGIKICGEAPCGFADSKAASKDAKERSNSMRKLLIAVALCVIFMAVEVVGGIKANSLAILTDAAHLLSDVAAFAISLFSIWASGWEATPRQSYGFFRIEILGALVSIQMIWLLAGILVYEAIVRLIHDTGEVQGFLMFIVSAFGLVVNIAMALLLGHDHDHGHGHGHDHGHGRGRGRGRGHGHGHGHSHSHDHEHDESHDHHDHHEEDLEHADEHHHSHEADGTEPLLKTSKPKKKQQSGLNINLQGAYLHVLGDSIQSIGVMIGGAIIWYKPEWKVVDLICTLIFSVIVLGTTIRMLRNILEVLMESTPREIDATRLEKGLCGMDEVVAVHELHIWAITVGKVLLACHVKIKRDADADMVLDKVIEYIRREYNISHVTIQIERE
- the LOC116192337 gene encoding metal tolerance protein 1-like isoform X1, with amino-acid sequence MLELEDCLMEARTSEDGHVIEVCGDVPTESNRGGGIKICGEAPCGFADSKAASKDAKERSNSMRKLLIAVALCVIFMAVEVVGGIKANSLAILTDAAHLLSDVAAFAISLFSIWASGWEATPRQSYGFFRIEILGALVSIQMIWLLAGILVYEAIVRLIHDTGEVQGFLMFIVSAFGLVVNIAMALLLGHDHDHGHGHGHDHGHGRGRGRGRGHGHGHGHSHSHDHEHDESHDHHDHHEEDLEHADEHHHSHEADGTEPLLKTSKPKKKQQSGLNINLQGAYLHVLGDSIQSIGVMIGGAIIWYKPEWKVVDLICTLIFSVIVLGTTIRMLRNILEVLMESTPREIDATRLEKGLCGMDEVVAVHELHIWAITVGKVLLACHVKIKRDADADMVLDKVIEYIRREYNISHVTIQIERE